Genomic window (Candidatus Gracilibacteria bacterium):
CCTTCATCTTCCATTTCTTGTACTTTTTTCATCACGTTATCGCATTGCATTCTGAATACTCCTTGCGTCTGCAATTCTCACGACGGGAAGTCTTATCGGAATGGCACTTATGATGGGATATGGTTTTTTTCTCCTCCTCCCGAAGAAATCCTATAGAATCCTGATTCTCTGCAGTATATTCATGATAGGAATTGTCTGTATGTATTTCTTCTTGCCTTCCGAGAAACTACTCTCATTTACGAGTCGATTCGTGTTGATGTATGAGACCATGCGATTATTTTTCTCTCATCCACTCTGAATCCTATTCGGAAATGGTTCTGATAGTATCATCACACTCTATTCTGGATCACGATCTAAGCTTATCAATTCCTATTTCCCTGCGACTTCTGCGATTGATTCTTCACACAATATTTTTCTCGATATATTGTATTTTTTCGGACTGCCATTTTTTGTTTTTCTCCTCTGGCATGTGAAGAAAATCTGGAGAAATATTGATACCATGAGTCGAGCATCGCTCATCTTGGGAATCCTTTTTTTCTCGTTGAATGTCATCGTCATTGCACCAATTATTCCCCTTATCATCATCCTCGGTTATGCTTCCCATCAGTCCCGATAACACATCTCTCACCGTGAAGGTCATCCCTCGTGCGAAGCGAACAGAATTCGTCAGCATCATGGATGATGGCGCACTAAAAATCCGTCTCCGGGCAGTGCCAGAAGACGGAAAGGCGAATGAGGAACTTCTCTCTTTTCTCGAACGAGAAACGGGGAAAAAATGGGAAATCGTGAGCGGGTTTACGAATTCGAGAAAGGGGGTGAAGTTAGTAATGTAGAAAATATATACACATAATAGTTTTTAGTATCCGTCACGGTAGCAAGCTTTTGTAATAATTAAATTCTCAAGACTAGAAATTTACCTCGTATTAATTCTTCACACATATAAAGCTATAATCATAAGATGAATCCCCCGCTCCGGATAGCTTTCTGAAAGTACTTCAGATAGGACAGGTAGATGTTGGGCCATATTGTTTTGAAGCTCATCACCAACATGCTGCTCACATCAATGGCGTATCTGAACATCAAGCTATTATAGTTCCGGCAGGAGTACTACTTGGCCATACCGTCTTACAATCAGCACCAATACATATACTACTTCCAGAAAGTGTAGTTCCACTTGGATTGATGGCTTGAAGTTTTGTATTGAGGTCATTCAGATTATTGATAATCTTTTGTATCAGTGTCTGTGTCACTGGTTGTCCTGCTGCTCATTCACTTGAGTTGATGGTCTGCCATGCAGCATAAGTGATGCCGATACTTCCGAGAGCCACGATGAGGGAGAGAATCTGGAAGATAGCATTCCGAAAGAGTTTCTTGGTATATCCGAGAATCGAAGAGAGAAGAGTAGAAGTTCTCATAAGAAAAATAGAAGAAAATAAAATACTCACTTAGATTACCTCAATTTTCTGATAAATGCAAATATTGAACATTTTTTATAGAATTTCTCCTTCCACTCGTCTATCCTCTGTATTCACACCTGTGACTTTCACACGAATAGGTTCTCCGATAGTGTGGAGGATTTTTTGTCCGAGGGAGAGTGTCCCGCGAATAGAGTCGACAATGTATCGTCATTTTTCTCTTCACTTTCCGAGGTAGACCGTCACTTCGACACCGTTCTCGAGCTCGATGAATATTGCCCAATCCGTGAATCCATTCACTCTTCCATCGAAAGTTTGTCCGACTTTGTCTGACATGTATCGACAGACCATAATGGCATCAACAGCGCGTTCTATATCGGTTGCGCGAGCTTCGCCATCACTGCATTTCTTGGCGATTTTTTTTAGAATATGGCGATAGTGTTCCTTCTGTTTTTTGTCGAGGGTTTTCTGGAGTTTTTCCTTGATGATGCGGTGAACCTGGAGATCAGGATAGCGCCTGATCGGTGAAGTGAAGTGCGCATAATACTCGAGTGCGAGACCGAAATGCATGAGTGACTTGTCACTATAAAATGCTTTCGCCATTTTCGGAAGAAGAAGGCGAGAGGCTCGATACATTCATTCATCGGTCGAGAGTGTGTCGAGGTATTCTCGAATATGTTTCGGATGAATCTGTTCATGACTTTTTCCGAGTCCGACTATTTCTCGGATGATTTTCGCATTGTCTTCGGGTGGAAGATGATGGATACGGGAGAGAAATGGAAGAGAATGCTTCGTACACCATTTCGCCACTTCCTCATTCGCGAGCACCATGAATTCCTCGATCATCATATGTGATGGCCCGCGTTCACGTTTTTCGATATTGGTGATATTGTCATTCGCATCGAAAGTAAAAGTTGGTTCCGATGATTCAAAAATGATTTTCCCTTCTTTTTTTCGACGCTTCTCGAGGATATGGAAGAGTGAGAAAAAATCGGAAAGATGGGGAATCTTTGTTTGTCATTCCTGAGATGTTCAGGAATCCAGTTCCTTACTTTCGTGACCGAAAGTAACAAAGGTCTCGGGGGTGTCAACTCGATTTTGTGAAGCCTCTTCTCAATTTTCTCTCTGGGGACGATTGCCACCCCCGAACCCCCATCCTTCAGGAACTATATTTACGAGTTTTTCCTCAATAATTTCTTCATAGATTCCCCGTTTTTGGCTCTCAATAATTCCTTCCGTCATGAAGGTAGCGAGGACTTCTCATTTCTGATCGACTTTCATGAGGATCGAGAGGACGAGTTTCGGTTCTCCAGGATGGAGACTACAGAGATCATTCGAGAGTTTTTCTGGAAGCATTGGAATTACGCAACCAGGCGTATAGATACTCGTAGTTCTGAGGATCGCTTCTCGATCCAGCTCGCTTCATTCTCGGACATATTCCGCCACATCTGCGATGTGTACCGCGAGAAGGAAATTCCCATCCGTATATCGTGCGATACTGATAGCATCGTCGAGATCTTTCGCATCCGCGCCGTCGATCGTCATCGTGAACCAGTTTCGGAAGTCAGTTCGCAGATTTTTATTACAGAGAACAGTAGGAAAAAATTCTTCTGCTGTTTCACTGAAAAATGCCTTTTCAAGATTGTCGGTAATATATTTTGGGATGAGGGTTTTCTCTTTCGATCTTTCGATCTTTCCTTTTGTCATTTTCTCAGCTTCTTCGAGGACTTTCTCAGGAAAATCCGTTCGAATACCTTCCTTGCGGAATAGGAGCATTTCTTCAGTTTTTGGATCTCCTGATTTTCCGAGAATATTCTGGATTCGCCATTTTTTCTCTTGTTCATAACGTATTTCGACGATATCATCGACCACATAAGCATCATTCGATACAACGGAAATATTTCCAATATTTCCAAATTCTCGAAATACTTCTACTTGGATTTTATTACCTTTTATATTTCTGATGGTTCCGATAATAGGAAGATTGGTACGAGCGATGATCTTCTTGATAATACCTTCCGCAAGATATCATTCGCTTTCCCCGCGTACAATCTTGATCTCAACAATATCTCCTTCGAGATACCCTCGATCGAGCGAGAATGGTCGTATAAAATATTCTTTCTCTCCATTTTTGACGACGACTTTCGTTCGGGAAAAATGAAGTTTTCATCGTACGAATGTTTCTCGTTTAGATGGCATGGTATTCAATGTTTGTTTTATGATTCAATATCCCATCAAATCCAGCTTGGATATGAGGAATCATCGGATACGGAAGCTCATCGAGTGACTTCCAGGCGAAGTCATCATGGAGTTCAGGTTCCAGATTATCGGGCATACCTCCCCAAGTATCTACGAGATAGAGATATGCGGTCTTTTCTCCATCAATATATGTTGCATGAACAATAGTTTCCGCGCGAACATCAGATTGCCTAATAGTTACTCCAACTTCTTCCGCTGTCTCTCGAATTGCACAATCGAGAGGATTTTCTCACTCTTCGATCTTCCCACCTGGAACTGTCCAGTGTAGTGGCCAATTTCGTGACTTTCTCGATCGTTTCAAGAAAAGATAATACGATCCATGTCGAAGAATGATACCAGCAAACGAGGGAAGAACCATAATAGAAATATATTTATTGGGAAGAAATCTAAAGCCGAATCCACTTCATCATGCGAATAATTCGTGGAAAAATATGAACCTGAAAGATGGAGGTGCGTATTGCATAGAGGGCAATACATCCACCAATAATCCCAAAAAACCAACCACCGAGAATATCACCAGGATAATGAACTCCACCAATGACACGAGCTGATGCGGTGAGAAGTCCAATTGCAATGGTGATTCCGATTATCCACCATTTTCGGTAGAAATTCCAGAGTCCGACGAGAAGTGATGCTGTGAAAAGCGCATGTCCAGAAGGAAAGGAATTATCAATCGGATGGGGTATGAGTGGCTTGAATCCTCATGCTACTTCTTGTGGTGACATTCGCCATTGTGGGACTCAGAGATTGATAATCGCATGTACGATGAACGTGAGAATGATGATGAAGAATATTTCCAGTGCCCATGTGCGATATTGGTTGTTTTTCTTTGCGACTCCTGTGAGCCAGATGAAAAGGAGTACAAAAGCTCACCAGAGAACAATACTTTCGCCGATTATCTGGATGATATGTGCATATGAAGGGTCGACGAGTCCTCGGGTCCAGAGAAGTGCTGATGTATCAGCTTGAAGAAGAGATTGTAGCATGTCCGCATTGTAGCTTTCTACCAAGCTTTGTAAACACGCTTTACGAGAAATATTTGACAAATAATATTTTTTATTAAAATCATCACTCTATGAAATCTCTCCCAAAATTCTCAGAACATGCAGAACGAATTCTCTATCCAAAGAAAGTCCAGAATCGCAAGCGAATAAAACAGCTTCTTAGTGTTGTTACTGGGGCTGTTATCACTTTGACACAAATATCATATCGTGAAGTGGAATGTCTTCCCGACATGAAATATCCATGACTCAATCAGCTATGAGAAACTCTTTCTCCAGAAAATGTTTGTAAATTCTGAAATAATACAAAAGAAATTCTTTCCCAGGAAATAAAAAGCCTGACAGCCAAAAATATTCTCGAAACGGATGAGTGATTTTGTGTGTTGGATTATTCATGAAAAACGAAAACAGTATGTGTCGAAATGAATCTACGTTTTATGAATAGTATAAAGATTACAAAATGGAAATAACTATATTATCGAAATCTATCTTTTCTATAACAATATTTGTTCTATGGTTATGAAAACATAGTACTAAAATTTGCTTTTCTTTTCGTTTTTTCTATAATCCGCCCCACGGTGGGTTACTCAAGTGGCTGAAGAGGCGGGTTTGCTAAACCTGTAGGGTGCCGCAAGGTGCCGCCGGGGTTCGAATCCCCGACCCACCGCCATCATTAATATACAGCGAGAAAGGAAGTTATAAAGACTTCCTTTCTTTTTTGAGTGGGCGAACCTAAAAAAAGCTCTCCAGAGCCACAAAGTGACGATGAAGAGCTAATATTAATGACTATGGTGCACAAATGACGGCACGTACACGAACTGCCATAAAGCAATTTGTGGAGAATTACGATAGAGTAAAGGAACTTGCTACTAATGGGTAGAACAATTTTCCATTCATTAGTTGACTCCTATTTTGCTTGGCATATAAAAAAGCCTTTTACAATGAGGTAATTTCGGGATATGGAACTTCTTATATTCCAGGTAGGAAATCGAACTGCTACTTATTTTCCATATAAAAATACTTCCAAAAGATAGAAACTACAAAATATTTCTATACAAAAAGTATGGATTTTTTATTTGACTTTCCTTACAAAAAATATAGAATCCTTATGTCATTGCACATTAAAATATCGAAGCTTGCATCTGGAATTGGTAATAATGCCTATATCCCTTTTTGGGGTAATGGAAGTATTACTTTTTGCAATGGAAAGGTAAGGCTTTTCCGCCAGCACGAGTAATCGCTATAAGTATCAGAATTGGATGGACTAGACTAGGACTGACTAGATACTAGATAATGCTAAAAGATATTATGGTTACTTACTTGGCTTGCCGAAAGTGTTTTCATAACAGTTTACTAAAATGAAAATGCACGAGGGGTTCAATCGCAAATTGGATTGACTCTTGAGGGGGATTCCTACCAACCCAGATGGGTTTAAGAGTTCAGTCCAATGAACGATGAATTCCTTAGCGCTCGAAAGAGCTTATTTCTAAGAACTTCTCAATTTATGGGCAATAATCCCTCAAACCGAAGTATAAAACGTACCAGGCTTCGATATCCCCCTCAATCAAAATGAGGATTATGGGACACAAAAAGCTTGATTCGTATCTATGTGATCCTTAAAGTATTAAAGAAAGCATACGATGTCTTCACTGACTTCTTCCTCTAATCCTCATTTTCCTTTTAGAAACTATGAAAAAATTTTCCTCATTTCTTAAGGAACTTCGAAACTCGGCAGAACTGAACCAAAGTCAGTTTGCAGATATTATGGAAGTTTCCCCACTCCTCATTACATTACTTGAAACTGATAAAAAAGAACCTTCGAAGAAATTTGTAAATAGCCTTGCTGATAAGCTCTGAGTGAAATCCAATTCCATTCTTCCGCTTATATCTGATGAAGATATAGATCCGAATGCTCTCTCAGGGATCGAGAAAAAACTCATCCAAACCGTAGATGCGCTTCAAATTATGCTTATCAGGAAGAAAGCTAAAAACCTTAGATCCTATGCACAGAACGCTTAAGATATTCTCAACGGGGGTCTTATCCAAACGAAGTGGTATTCCAGAAAAGCATTTACTCAAATGGAAGAACTTAACGTCTAAAGATAGAAGAAGATTATTTTTTGATCACAGTGATTCAGAGCCTGAGAAATGAAAATACATTAGGGTCGTGAAAAATAAATCATTGATGAAGAAGTTTCATATCTGGATAGGAGAAGAGCTTAAAGAATTGGATTCTTCCTTGCCAGAAAATATTACTTGAGGGGTATCGAAAAAGTCGATCATAAATGCGATGAGTAGGCATATCCGAAAAAAGGAAAACTGTTTTATGAAATCTGATATTAGCCGATTCTTCGAAAGTATTCCCCGAGAACGTGTATACTCCTTATTCTGTAATATCCTTCAATGTAGTCCAGAGGTAGCTGAAATTATTACAAATACTATAACCTTTCCTCCTGGTTCCCTAAAATCCCCAGAAGATAAGCCTCATACTTTAGCCCGATGACTGCACGTATCCTCACGAGTTGCTATATGGGCATCTATACAATTTTTCAAGAAACTTGAAAATGAACTGGAGAAGAAGTATAAACGTCTAAAACCAAGAATTACATTTTATGTGGATGATATAGGCATATCTCTCCTTACGACAGATCTTAGTATCGCAAAAGAAGTAAAAGAATGGATTCTAGGCTTTACTCAAACAGCAGATAAAAATATCAATTTTCTCACTATTCATCCAGAGAAGACACAATATAGCATACTCTTATCTCTCGATGAGTATGTGGAGTATCTTGGAGGTAAGATATACATAAATAGAACTGATATAAGCGAAGAAGGCTTACAAAAAAGCAAAGATCTCTACAGCCAATTTCTTCAAGAAAAAGATCTAAAGAAAAAGGTTAATCTCTGAAAACAGATACATTCCAAAGCAATATACCGAAAAAGAATAAAAGCAGTCTCCAGTAAACAACCCTAATCATTTCGACAAAAATGGGTAAGCAAACGATTGAACAATATCGAAGAATACAAGTCCAAGATATACAATGAAGTCTAGGGGGGATAGATCCTGGACTCTGTACAAAAGAGAATCCTCTCTCGCTCTTTTTATCAACAAGCCTTTTTCCTGTTCAACTAGTAGCCACTCCGTGTAATTATGGTTGATATCGATGGTGGTTCGTCTGTCCAAAAACCTTCAAAAAATGCCTGTATTTGTACTTTTCTCCTTCGGATGGTATGTATTATAGTCGGGAAGCATTAAGTCTCTCCTATGACTCAAAATATGCCTCTCGTGGATTTAGAATATTTAAGTGGGCATCACGAGATCGAGAAATAGAATCTGCGCTTCAGGAAGTACATAAAACATATATAAAGGGTGTACCAACAAAGAAATATGCTAAGATTCTTCGCCTCAGAAAAAGAAGACTCTCAGAGTCTTTGAGAAATTATCTTCCTGTGATTGGGAGAAATACTGCACGGTATGAGGAAAGGTACTGAAGACTCATTTAAAGTTCCATTGGTTCCAGAGTGCTCTCTTTACATTTTTTATTATTTAATATAATGGACCTGTTATAACCTTTAGAGATGTTATGGATGATAAAACAAGGGATTTTCTTCATTTTTGTGATAAATTAATAGAGAGATATAGTGAATTATGAGTTACTAAAGAAGAACTAGAGGATTTCTGACGTCTATGAGTTATGAAGATGCTCTTCTTTTCAGTGGTTGCAATGAATAATGGTTGACAGAACCAGATAATAGATGAAGAAATATTCAATAACTTCTGGGCATTACCTAATGGACCAGCAGAAAGTGATTGTTATAATGAAATATATACTGAATATAATCCAGTATTTGAAAATAAACTGAGAAATAGGGAATTTAGAAATATTTCCCCAAAATCTGGTTCGGTTATTGAGTTAATGGTAAAGAGTATTCCTACCATACTTTTTACAAAGACAACCTTCGAATTGGTTCAAATATCACATCGTTTTGGAAGTTGGATAAATGCCTATAAAGAAGCTGTTAAAAATAATAGAAAAGCATCAAAGATGGATAATGATCTTATAAAATGAGAGGATATATTTCTAGCCGTAATTTAGTAAATGGAAAATAAATATCTATACATAGTTACTCAATGCATAAATTGATCTATATTTGATGATAATTGGGAAGTTGACGAGGAGCAAAATGGGCAAGAAGTAATTGAGGGTGCTCCATTGCCGAATGCTATGTATTCAGAATTTGCTCGCAGTATAGAAACCGTTATTGAGGAATTTAAGAAAAATGTAAGTGAGAAGAAAAATATAGTTTTTGATGTAAATCGGGATTTTCTTTCTGGGGAAGAACAAACAGATCCTGAAGAAATAACTATCTATCTAGTAGAGGGGTTATGTAGGTTATTTGAGATTGAAGTAAGTCTCTTTGACGAAAAAAAGACTCATTATGAGCGACAGGCACTTCAGGCAAGACTATATCAGCATTGGACCTACCTAGATGATCTTTTGGAGGCTTTGAAGAGAAATATTGAAATTTGAGATAATGACTTGAATGAAATCAATGAAACTTGGGATAGATTTAAGAAATATATTAGCTTTATAAGGAATAAGTCAAATAGAGAATGGGTTTCTGAGAGGTCTTTTTTTGAGCCTTATGAGCATTTGATAAAATTAGAATGAATGCTAGATCCTCAGAAACGAAAATATCAAAGAGCGTCTAGCTCTAATACTAAAGATATTGAAGGTCTTATAAAGAAATATTACGATTCTTGTATTGGTCTCTATCCACATACAAACCTTATAACAGAATGCAGGAAAAAGGATGTAGAAATTGATTTTCTCAATGTTAATGCTGTTGATTTGTATATCTATTTTTGATACTTAAAGAATTTTCAATATGACGAGAAAAATCATTTCTTGGCTTATAGGGATATGGTCAATATTTATGAAGAATATTACAAAGTACATAAAAAGCCACAGAAATCTTCCATTGAGCAGGAAATATATGAAACCAATAAAACGTACTTCTCAAACTATTTAGTTTCCACTTTATGATGTGCTATTCTTAATGATGGAAGACTATTAAATATGAATCGTGATCAAATTGATGAAGTAGTTCATCAATG
Coding sequences:
- a CDS encoding DUF167 domain-containing protein encodes the protein MLPISPDNTSLTVKVIPRAKRTEFVSIMDDGALKIRLRAVPEDGKANEELLSFLERETGKKWEIVSGFTNSRKGVKLVM
- a CDS encoding RNB domain-containing ribonuclease is translated as MPSKRETFVRGKLHFSRTKVVVKNGEKEYFIRPFSLDRGYLEGDIVEIKIVRGESEGYLAEGIIKKIIARTNLPIIGTIRNIKGNKIQVEVFREFGNIGNISVVSNDAYVVDDIVEIRYEQEKKWRIQNILGKSGDPKTEEMLLFRKEGIRTDFPEKVLEEAEKMTKGKIERSKEKTLIPKYITDNLEKAFFSETAEEFFPTVLCNKNLRTDFRNWFTMTIDGADAKDLDDAISIARYTDGNFLLAVHIADVAEYVREGSELDREAILRTTSIYTPGCVIPMLPEKLSNDLCSLHPGEPKLVLSILMKVDQKGEVLATFMTEGIIESQKRGIYEEIIEEKLVNIVPEGWGFGGGNRPQRENGEEASQNRVDTPETFVTFGHESKELDSGTSQEGQTKIPHLSDFFSLFHILEKRRKKEGKIIFESSEPTFTFDANDNITNIEKRERGPSHMMIEEFMVLANEEVAKWCTKHSLPFLSRIHHLPPEDNAKIIREIVGLGKSHEQIHPKHIREYLDTLSTDEGMYRASRLLLPKMAKAFYSDKSLMHFGLALEYYAHFTSPIRRYPDLQVHRIIKEKLQKTLDKKQKEHYRHILKKIAKKCSDGEARATDIERAVDAIMVCRYMSDKVGQTFDGRVNGFTDWAIFIELENGVEVTVYLGKGREKGRYIVDSIRGTLSLGQKILHTIGEPIRVKVTGVNTEDRRVEGEIL
- a CDS encoding NUDIX domain-containing protein; translated protein: MVLPSFAGIILRHGSYYLFLKRSRKSRNWPLHWTVPGGKIEEGENPLDCAIRETAEEVGVTIRQSDVRAETIVHATYIDGEKTAYLYLVDTWGGMPDNLEPELHDDFAWKSLDELPYPMIPHIQAGFDGILNHKTNIEYHAI
- a CDS encoding phosphatase PAP2 family protein produces the protein MLQSLLQADTSALLWTRGLVDPSYAHIIQIIGESIVLWGAFVLLFIWLTGVAKKNNQYRTWALEIFFIIILTFIVHAIINLGVPQWRMSPQEVAGGFKPLIPHPIDNSFPSGHALFTASLLVGLWNFYRKWWIIGITIAIGLLTASARVIGGVHYPGDILGGWFFGIIGGCIALYAIRTSIFQVHIFPRIIRMMKWIRL
- a CDS encoding helix-turn-helix transcriptional regulator gives rise to the protein MKKFSSFLKELRNSAELNQSQFADIMEVSPLLITLLETDKKEPSKKFVNSLADKLGVKSNSILPLISDEDIDPNALSGIEKKLIQTVDALQIMLIRKKAKNLRSYAQNA
- a CDS encoding reverse transcriptase domain-containing protein, translating into MHRTLKIFSTGVLSKRSGIPEKHLLKWKNLTSKDRRRLFFDHSDSEPEKGKYIRVVKNKSLMKKFHIWIGEELKELDSSLPENITGGVSKKSIINAMSRHIRKKENCFMKSDISRFFESIPRERVYSLFCNILQCSPEVAEIITNTITFPPGSLKSPEDKPHTLARGLHVSSRVAIWASIQFFKKLENELEKKYKRLKPRITFYVDDIGISLLTTDLSIAKEVKEWILGFTQTADKNINFLTIHPEKTQYSILLSLDEYVEYLGGKIYINRTDISEEGLQKSKDLYSQFLQEKDLKKKVNLGKQIHSKAIYRKRIKAVSSKQP